From a single Streptomyces liliifuscus genomic region:
- a CDS encoding metal-dependent hydrolase, which produces MMGPAHSLSGAAAWLGVGAAAAATGHTMPWPVLLVGALICAGAALAPDLDHKAATISRAFGPVSRGLCEIVDKLSYAVYKGTKKAGDPRRSGGHRTLTHTWLWAVMIGAGASAIAITGGRWGVLALLFVHIVLAIEGLLWRATRGSSADILVWLLAATSAWILAGVLDKPGNGADWLFTAPGQEYLWLGLPILLGALVHDIGDALTVSGCPILWPIPIGRKRWYPIGPPKVMRFRAGSWVELKVLMPAFMLLGGVGCAAALNFI; this is translated from the coding sequence ATGATGGGACCAGCACACTCACTGTCGGGAGCGGCGGCCTGGCTGGGCGTCGGAGCCGCGGCGGCCGCCACGGGACACACGATGCCCTGGCCGGTCCTCCTGGTCGGCGCGCTGATCTGCGCGGGCGCGGCACTCGCCCCGGATCTGGACCACAAGGCGGCGACCATCTCGCGGGCCTTCGGACCCGTCTCGCGAGGGCTGTGCGAGATCGTCGACAAGCTTTCCTACGCCGTCTACAAGGGGACGAAGAAGGCGGGCGACCCACGTCGCTCCGGTGGGCACCGCACCCTGACGCACACCTGGCTGTGGGCGGTGATGATCGGCGCCGGAGCCTCGGCCATCGCGATCACGGGAGGCCGCTGGGGGGTTCTGGCACTCCTCTTCGTGCACATAGTGCTCGCCATCGAGGGGCTGCTCTGGCGGGCGACGCGCGGCTCCAGCGCCGACATCCTCGTGTGGCTGCTGGCCGCCACGAGTGCCTGGATCCTCGCGGGAGTACTGGACAAGCCGGGCAACGGCGCCGACTGGCTGTTCACCGCGCCGGGCCAGGAGTACCTGTGGCTGGGGCTGCCGATCCTGCTCGGCGCGCTGGTGCACGACATCGGGGACGCGCTGACGGTGTCGGGCTGCCCGATCCTGTGGCCCATCCCGATCGGCCGCAAGCGCTGGTACCCGATCGGACCGCCCAAGGTGATGCGGTTCCGGGCGGGCAGCTGGGTCGAGCTGAAGGTCCTGATGCCGGCGTTCATGCTGCTCGGTGGGGTGGGCTGCGCGGCCGCTCTCAACTTCATCTGA
- a CDS encoding peptide-N4-asparagine amidase, with translation MRRRIIMSMLAGVTLVASTLLGAAPAQSADAPAEFGTDWHDPVTAAPPVTRPDTKSCDVTVAEAQFRDFTPYKGTYAPPRGCGDRWSKVVLRLDGKVKGRQFDRLGHLHIGGVEVFRTSTPQPSPDGIEWSVEKDVTRYSDTFRAEQDVEMLIGNVVDDTYTGIIDVKVTLTFYTGEPAATLSRGEPAAKKTPDRVLTLRDGTLTTPRNSERIVAEVYATGSGGGCEEYWYLTVPDAAPYSCKAGDGPYREVQIKVDGRLAGIAAPFPTVWTGGWSNPFLWYVIPGPRAFDIKPVEYDLTPFAGLLNDGRPHGIDVSVVGVPEGQSGWSTPVNVLVWQDAKSKHVTGKLTAHRAGDLDNSSTFTPGSEHRLDTEAGHRLTVAGYLDTSHGRVKTTVDRRLGNTSVHRWTDGENTDVLKGTWTDDETVTVDEHGPAKSTRTHRTYTMDGTTTLGAGDRLRTVLSLGDRAAVEETRGGRRTAWSRLDDSYAGDATYTANVPRDQRHAVGTTSERYRLYGSGGCHDRTLVTVQGTLTEDRRDC, from the coding sequence ATGAGAAGACGGATCATCATGTCCATGCTCGCCGGGGTGACCCTCGTGGCGAGCACCCTCCTCGGAGCGGCCCCCGCGCAATCGGCCGACGCGCCTGCCGAGTTCGGCACCGACTGGCACGACCCGGTCACCGCCGCCCCGCCCGTCACCCGACCGGACACCAAGTCCTGCGACGTCACCGTCGCCGAGGCACAGTTCCGGGACTTCACGCCCTACAAGGGCACGTACGCGCCCCCACGAGGCTGCGGCGACCGCTGGAGCAAGGTCGTCCTGCGCCTCGACGGCAAGGTCAAGGGACGGCAGTTCGACCGCCTCGGCCATCTGCACATCGGTGGAGTAGAGGTCTTCCGTACGTCCACCCCGCAGCCCTCGCCCGACGGCATCGAGTGGTCGGTGGAGAAGGACGTCACGCGCTACAGCGACACCTTCCGGGCGGAGCAGGACGTCGAGATGCTCATCGGGAACGTCGTCGACGACACCTACACGGGCATCATCGACGTCAAGGTCACACTCACCTTCTACACGGGCGAGCCCGCCGCCACTCTCTCCAGGGGTGAGCCCGCAGCGAAGAAGACCCCAGACCGCGTACTCACCCTCCGGGACGGCACCCTCACCACGCCCCGCAACAGTGAACGCATCGTCGCCGAGGTATACGCCACAGGGTCGGGCGGCGGCTGCGAGGAGTACTGGTATCTGACGGTGCCCGACGCCGCGCCGTACTCCTGCAAGGCCGGCGACGGCCCCTACCGCGAGGTGCAGATCAAGGTCGACGGCCGCCTCGCGGGCATCGCGGCGCCCTTCCCGACCGTCTGGACCGGAGGCTGGTCCAACCCCTTCCTCTGGTACGTGATTCCGGGCCCGCGCGCCTTCGACATCAAGCCCGTCGAGTACGACCTGACACCGTTCGCCGGGCTCCTCAACGACGGCCGACCGCACGGGATCGACGTCTCCGTAGTGGGCGTTCCCGAGGGGCAGAGCGGCTGGAGCACCCCGGTGAACGTCCTCGTCTGGCAGGACGCGAAGAGCAAGCACGTCACCGGGAAGCTCACCGCGCACAGGGCGGGAGACCTCGACAACTCCTCGACGTTCACGCCCGGTTCGGAGCACCGTCTCGACACCGAGGCCGGACACCGGCTGACCGTGGCCGGATACCTCGACACCTCGCACGGCCGTGTGAAGACCACCGTCGACCGCAGGCTGGGCAACACCTCCGTGCACCGCTGGACCGACGGCGAGAACACCGACGTGCTGAAGGGGACCTGGACCGACGACGAGACAGTCACCGTGGACGAGCACGGGCCCGCCAAGTCGACCCGGACGCACCGCACCTACACCATGGACGGCACCACGACCCTCGGCGCGGGCGACCGGCTGCGGACCGTGCTGTCGCTGGGGGACCGGGCCGCGGTCGAGGAGACGCGAGGCGGTCGGCGCACGGCGTGGTCCCGGCTCGACGACAGCTACGCGGGCGACGCCACGTATACGGCGAACGTGCCACGCGACCAGCGGCACGCGGTCGGCACGACCAGCGAGCGCTACCGGCTGTACGGATCGGGCGGTTGCCACGACCGGACGCTGGTGACCGTGCAGGGGACGCTCACCGAGGACCGCAGGGACTGCTGA
- a CDS encoding ABC transporter transmembrane domain-containing protein, with product MQIQDLPYPDPGVPDARSGPRFLVWLGRNQLGGQAKALAWGLLHFMSVSGLPFCVGFAVQAVVDRSGARLGMAGGLMALCGVGIALGDSMLHRAAVTNWITAAARVQQLLARRTALLGSALTRRVAAGEIVAVSTGDVEKIGWFVEAVSRFTAAAVTIVFVCVALVVYQPALGVVVAVGVPILALAVLPLLPRATRRADFQREKAGHATELASDTVAGLRVLRGIGGEELFLDRYRRASQEVRHAAVRSARMWALISAIQVLLPGLLLIVVVWHGVNLARDGRITVGELVTVYSAVMLLTYPLRHFEEIAMAYSFSRPSAKRAARVLSLERATDGEGSREAVVPAGDLYDPATGLLAPAGRLTAVVCGDPDTAGVLAERLGGHAADSSELPSALVGGVPLDELPLDSARSAVLVQDKDPVLLSGTLRELLDVPASGDVSPEEALTAAQCGDVLDALAQGSLDAADPMDARITERGRSLSGGQRQRLALARSLITDPEVLVLDEPTSAVDSHTEARIADGVRSLRQGRTTVVFTSSPLLLDHADRVVLVHEGEVAAVGVHRELLHSEPRYRAVVTRETDDEAAAHELGHLPELEEIEETA from the coding sequence ATGCAGATTCAAGACCTTCCGTATCCCGACCCGGGTGTGCCGGACGCACGCTCGGGGCCCCGGTTCCTGGTGTGGCTCGGCCGTAATCAGCTCGGCGGACAGGCGAAGGCCCTGGCCTGGGGTCTGCTGCACTTCATGTCCGTGTCCGGGCTGCCCTTCTGTGTGGGCTTCGCCGTCCAGGCCGTCGTGGACCGCTCCGGTGCGCGACTCGGCATGGCGGGCGGGCTGATGGCGCTGTGCGGGGTCGGTATCGCGCTGGGCGACTCCATGCTCCACCGGGCCGCGGTCACCAACTGGATCACCGCGGCAGCGCGCGTCCAGCAGCTCCTGGCGCGCAGGACCGCCCTGCTGGGCTCCGCGCTGACGCGGCGCGTGGCGGCCGGTGAGATCGTCGCGGTCTCGACCGGTGACGTGGAGAAGATCGGCTGGTTCGTGGAGGCCGTGTCGCGGTTCACCGCGGCCGCGGTCACGATCGTGTTCGTCTGTGTCGCCCTGGTGGTCTACCAGCCGGCGCTCGGTGTCGTCGTCGCCGTGGGTGTGCCCATTCTGGCGCTCGCGGTGCTGCCGTTGCTGCCCCGGGCGACCCGGCGCGCCGACTTCCAGCGCGAGAAGGCCGGGCACGCCACCGAGCTCGCCTCGGACACCGTCGCGGGTCTGCGCGTGCTGCGCGGCATCGGCGGCGAGGAGCTGTTCCTCGACCGTTACCGCCGCGCCTCGCAGGAGGTCCGGCACGCGGCCGTACGCAGCGCCCGTATGTGGGCACTGATCTCCGCGATCCAGGTCCTGCTGCCCGGGCTGCTGCTGATCGTCGTCGTCTGGCACGGCGTGAACCTGGCCCGCGACGGCCGGATCACCGTCGGCGAACTGGTCACCGTGTACAGCGCCGTCATGCTCCTCACCTACCCGCTCCGTCACTTCGAGGAGATCGCGATGGCCTACTCGTTCTCCCGGCCGTCCGCGAAACGCGCCGCCCGGGTGCTGTCGCTGGAGCGGGCGACGGACGGCGAGGGCTCGCGCGAGGCCGTCGTACCGGCAGGTGATCTGTACGACCCCGCGACCGGGCTGCTCGCGCCCGCCGGACGGCTCACCGCGGTGGTGTGCGGCGACCCGGACACTGCGGGCGTGCTCGCCGAGCGGCTCGGCGGTCATGCGGCGGACTCCTCGGAGCTGCCGTCGGCGCTGGTCGGCGGCGTGCCGCTGGACGAGCTGCCGCTCGACTCCGCCCGCAGCGCCGTGCTCGTGCAGGACAAGGACCCGGTGCTGCTCTCCGGCACCCTGCGCGAACTGCTCGACGTGCCCGCCTCCGGGGACGTCAGTCCCGAGGAGGCACTGACCGCCGCGCAGTGCGGCGACGTCCTGGACGCGCTCGCCCAGGGGTCGCTGGACGCCGCCGATCCGATGGACGCCCGGATCACCGAACGCGGCCGCTCCCTGTCGGGCGGCCAGCGCCAGCGTCTCGCGCTGGCCCGGTCGCTGATCACGGACCCGGAGGTGCTCGTCCTGGACGAACCGACGTCAGCGGTCGACTCGCACACCGAGGCACGCATCGCCGACGGCGTCCGGTCCCTGCGCCAGGGCCGTACGACGGTGGTGTTCACCTCGTCGCCGCTGCTCCTGGACCACGCGGACCGGGTCGTACTCGTCCACGAGGGCGAGGTCGCGGCGGTCGGCGTGCACCGCGAGCTGCTGCACAGCGAGCCCCGGTACCGGGCCGTGGTGACCCGGGAGACCGACGACGAGGCCGCCGCCCACGAACTGGGCCACCTGCCGGAACTGGAAGAAATCGAGGAGACCGCATGA
- a CDS encoding ABC transporter ATP-binding protein, protein MIGVAPPAYDPAAPTTAETLPVGAPATVRAYVAELFQRHRRAFLLLITVNTVAVVTSMVGPYLLGSLVQRVSDGTAAARELHLERTAALFVLALVVQAVFVRQVRLRGAMLGERMLADLREDFLVRSVGLPPGVLERAGTGDLLSRITTDIDRLANAMREAVPQLAIGVVWVVLLLGGLAVTAPPLAPAVLVAVPILVVGCRWYFKRAPSGYRSEAAGYAAVAAVLSETVDAGRTIEAHRLSERRIALSDRRVQEWTAWERYTLWLRSVLFPVINLTHVTVLGSVLMIGGYFVLQGWIGVGQLTTGALIAQMLVDPVGLILRWYDELQVAQVSLARLVGVRDIEPDAGDASLAPDGRDVHADRVHFGYREGVDVLRKVTLEVAPGTRLALVGPSGAGKSTLGRLLAGIYAPRTGRITLGGAELSRMSAERVRSHVALVNQEHHVFVGALRHNLLLARTEADDAELWAALGAVDADGWARALDDGLDTEVGSGGLALTPAQAQQIALARLVLADPHTLVLDEATSLLDPRAARHLERSLARVLDGRTVVAIAHRLHTAHDADVIAVVENGHISELGSHDQLVAADGAYAALWRSWHG, encoded by the coding sequence ATGATCGGCGTGGCGCCACCGGCCTACGACCCGGCGGCCCCGACGACCGCAGAGACCCTGCCCGTCGGAGCCCCCGCGACCGTACGCGCCTACGTGGCCGAACTCTTCCAACGGCACCGCCGGGCCTTCCTGCTGCTCATCACCGTCAACACGGTCGCCGTCGTCACCTCGATGGTGGGCCCCTACCTGCTGGGTTCGCTCGTCCAGCGCGTCTCCGACGGCACGGCGGCCGCGCGCGAACTGCACCTGGAACGCACCGCCGCGCTGTTCGTCCTCGCCCTCGTGGTCCAGGCCGTGTTCGTACGCCAGGTGCGGCTGCGGGGCGCGATGCTCGGCGAGCGGATGCTGGCCGACCTGCGCGAGGACTTCCTCGTTCGGTCGGTGGGACTGCCGCCGGGCGTCCTGGAGCGGGCCGGGACGGGCGATCTGCTGTCCCGGATCACCACGGACATCGACCGGCTGGCCAACGCCATGCGCGAGGCCGTGCCGCAGCTGGCCATCGGTGTGGTGTGGGTGGTGCTGCTGCTCGGCGGACTCGCCGTGACCGCGCCGCCGCTCGCGCCCGCCGTGCTGGTCGCCGTCCCGATCCTGGTGGTCGGCTGCCGCTGGTACTTCAAGCGCGCGCCGTCCGGCTACCGCTCGGAGGCCGCCGGTTACGCCGCGGTGGCCGCCGTGCTCTCGGAGACCGTGGATGCGGGCCGCACCATCGAGGCGCACCGCCTCAGCGAGCGCCGCATCGCGCTGTCGGACCGGCGGGTCCAGGAGTGGACCGCCTGGGAGCGGTACACCCTGTGGCTGCGCTCGGTGCTCTTCCCGGTCATCAACCTCACCCACGTCACGGTCCTCGGCTCGGTCCTGATGATCGGCGGGTACTTCGTCCTCCAGGGCTGGATCGGGGTGGGGCAGCTGACGACGGGCGCCCTGATCGCGCAGATGCTCGTCGACCCGGTGGGCCTGATCCTGCGCTGGTACGACGAGCTCCAGGTGGCCCAGGTGTCGCTGGCCCGGCTGGTCGGCGTCCGCGACATCGAGCCGGACGCCGGTGACGCGTCGCTGGCCCCCGACGGACGGGACGTGCACGCCGACCGGGTGCACTTCGGCTACCGCGAGGGCGTCGACGTGCTGCGCAAGGTCACCCTGGAGGTCGCGCCGGGCACCCGGCTGGCCCTGGTCGGCCCGTCCGGCGCGGGCAAGTCCACGCTGGGCAGGCTGCTCGCCGGGATCTACGCGCCCCGGACCGGCCGGATCACGCTGGGCGGCGCCGAACTGTCCCGGATGTCCGCCGAACGGGTCCGCTCCCATGTGGCCCTCGTCAACCAGGAACACCACGTGTTCGTGGGCGCCCTGCGCCACAACTTGCTCCTCGCCCGCACGGAGGCCGACGACGCCGAGCTGTGGGCCGCCCTCGGCGCGGTCGACGCCGACGGCTGGGCGCGGGCGCTGGACGACGGTCTGGACACCGAGGTCGGCTCGGGCGGGCTTGCTCTCACCCCGGCCCAGGCGCAGCAGATCGCGCTCGCCCGGCTGGTGCTCGCCGATCCGCACACGCTGGTCCTGGACGAGGCCACCTCGCTCCTCGACCCGCGCGCGGCAAGGCATCTGGAGCGCTCGCTGGCCCGTGTTCTGGACGGCCGCACCGTGGTCGCCATCGCCCACCGGCTGCACACCGCCCACGATGCGGACGTCATCGCGGTCGTCGAGAACGGCCACATCAGCGAGCTGGGCAGCCATGATCAACTGGTCGCCGCGGACGGCGCGTACGCGGCACTGTGGCGGTCCTGGCACGGGTGA
- a CDS encoding type B 50S ribosomal protein L31, with the protein MQQDKQPDYHPVVFRDRTAGYAFLTRSTATSDRTIDWDDGETYPVVDVEISSESHPFYTGKARTVDTEGRVARFEKRYGSASQDQAPGGGDAA; encoded by the coding sequence ATGCAGCAGGACAAGCAGCCCGACTACCACCCCGTGGTCTTCCGTGACCGCACCGCCGGATACGCCTTCCTCACCCGGTCCACCGCGACCAGCGACCGGACGATCGACTGGGACGACGGCGAGACGTACCCCGTCGTGGACGTGGAGATCTCCTCCGAGAGCCACCCCTTCTACACGGGCAAGGCCCGGACCGTCGACACGGAAGGCAGGGTCGCCCGCTTCGAGAAGCGGTACGGCAGCGCGAGCCAGGACCAGGCACCGGGCGGGGGCGACGCGGCCTGA
- a CDS encoding DUF5709 domain-containing protein translates to MDSADGWGDDVYQPDGSEVQDDAGLLDAEDTLESDGVNDPLDRGWSPPERPWAVERNDVTAAERHRGETLDERLSEEVPEIAAPDGDGIGDCPDSDGEPLDNEVGALRSGRLVAPNEGAHEDGESGLIATDVGIDGAAASAEEAAMHIVDEDSPYG, encoded by the coding sequence GTGGACAGCGCCGACGGTTGGGGAGACGACGTCTACCAGCCCGACGGATCCGAGGTTCAGGACGACGCGGGGCTGCTCGACGCCGAGGACACCCTGGAATCCGACGGCGTGAACGATCCTCTGGACCGGGGCTGGTCACCACCGGAGCGACCGTGGGCGGTGGAGCGCAACGACGTGACCGCTGCCGAGCGCCATCGCGGCGAGACCCTCGACGAGCGCCTGTCGGAAGAGGTTCCGGAGATCGCGGCGCCGGACGGTGACGGCATCGGAGACTGCCCGGACTCGGACGGCGAACCCCTGGACAACGAGGTGGGTGCCCTCCGCTCCGGCCGTCTCGTGGCGCCGAACGAAGGGGCGCACGAGGATGGGGAGAGCGGCCTGATCGCCACCGACGTGGGCATCGACGGCGCCGCGGCCTCGGCGGAAGAGGCCGCCATGCACATCGTCGACGAGGACTCCCCGTACGGCTGA
- a CDS encoding glycosyltransferase family 39 protein, which produces MDRERDDAARELPRLAIGPVAVLAAVFAAVLTALSGRYGYHRDELYFLAAGDHPAWGYVDQPPLTPFLARAATALFGDSTVALRVPATLAFAAAVFVVALVARELGGDRRTQVVAAGLAGASGQPLGVGHMVSTATFDLLAWLLICWLVLRLLRTGDGRWWLAIGLCVGAGLLNKYLVALLVVALLASVLAVGPRRVLRSPWLLAGAAVALAVAAPNLWWQADHDWPQLTVAEGIGTDDGTENRILFVPDQLIYLSPLFVPVWVVGWLRLWRDPALRWARPAAVAYPLLCVLVVALGGKGYYVVPLLIVLLVAGCEPALAWTRRHGRTWPVVAVLVTVAVNALVTLPVLPPSSLAVPMALNKEQGEQVGWPALADAAAKGWSTIPAGERARAVVFTQNYGEAGALDRYGPARGLPRPYSGHMSYADWGPPPDSADGPVLVVRQEDADGIERYFTDCRRVARVDNGHGVENEEQGAAVVLCSGTTRPWSRLWPSLRHYY; this is translated from the coding sequence ATGGATCGGGAACGGGACGACGCGGCGCGCGAGTTACCTCGTCTCGCCATCGGTCCTGTGGCGGTTCTGGCGGCCGTTTTCGCCGCCGTACTGACCGCGCTGTCCGGCCGATACGGGTACCACCGCGACGAGTTGTACTTCCTCGCGGCGGGCGACCATCCGGCCTGGGGGTACGTCGACCAGCCGCCGCTGACACCGTTCCTCGCGCGGGCGGCCACGGCGCTGTTCGGGGATTCGACCGTCGCGTTGCGAGTCCCGGCGACGCTCGCCTTCGCGGCAGCCGTCTTCGTGGTCGCCCTCGTCGCACGGGAGTTGGGCGGCGACCGCAGGACACAGGTGGTCGCGGCGGGGCTCGCGGGCGCGTCCGGGCAACCCTTGGGCGTCGGGCACATGGTGTCGACCGCGACCTTCGACCTGCTGGCCTGGCTGCTGATCTGCTGGCTGGTACTGCGCCTGCTGCGCACCGGCGACGGGCGGTGGTGGCTTGCGATCGGCCTGTGCGTGGGGGCCGGTCTGCTGAACAAGTACCTCGTGGCACTTCTGGTCGTCGCGCTGCTCGCGAGCGTGCTCGCAGTGGGGCCGCGGCGGGTGCTGCGCAGCCCGTGGCTGCTCGCCGGGGCTGCCGTGGCCCTCGCTGTGGCGGCGCCCAATCTGTGGTGGCAGGCGGACCACGACTGGCCTCAGCTGACGGTCGCGGAGGGCATCGGCACGGACGACGGGACCGAGAACCGGATCCTGTTCGTGCCCGACCAACTCATCTATCTGTCCCCGCTGTTCGTTCCGGTATGGGTCGTCGGCTGGCTGCGGCTCTGGCGCGATCCGGCCCTGCGGTGGGCTCGTCCTGCGGCGGTCGCGTACCCCCTGCTGTGCGTGCTGGTCGTGGCGCTGGGCGGCAAGGGGTACTACGTCGTTCCGCTGTTGATCGTGCTGCTCGTGGCGGGCTGCGAGCCTGCTCTGGCCTGGACGCGGCGGCACGGCCGTACGTGGCCCGTGGTGGCCGTGCTCGTGACCGTCGCGGTCAACGCGTTGGTCACCCTGCCCGTGCTGCCGCCGAGTTCGCTCGCCGTGCCGATGGCGCTCAACAAGGAGCAGGGCGAGCAGGTGGGTTGGCCCGCGCTGGCCGACGCGGCCGCGAAGGGGTGGTCCACGATTCCCGCGGGTGAGCGGGCGCGCGCCGTGGTCTTCACGCAGAACTACGGCGAGGCGGGTGCCCTGGACCGCTACGGCCCCGCGCGCGGGCTTCCCCGGCCCTACTCCGGCCATATGAGCTACGCCGACTGGGGCCCTCCGCCGGACTCGGCCGACGGACCGGTGCTCGTCGTCCGGCAGGAGGACGCGGACGGCATCGAGCGGTACTTCACCGACTGCCGTCGGGTCGCGCGCGTGGACAACGGGCACGGGGTGGAGAACGAGGAGCAGGGCGCGGCCGTGGTGTTGTGCTCGGGAACGACGCGGCCGTGGTCGCGACTGTGGCCGTCCCTTCGCCACTACTACTGA
- a CDS encoding DEAD/DEAH box helicase, with the protein MTLIDQLPKTADPDALYEAFESWAGERGLTLYPHQEEALIEVVSGANVIVSTPTGSGKSMIAAGAHFAALARDEVTFYTAPIKALVSEKFFELCKMFGTENVGMLTGDASVNSDAPVICCTAEVLASIALRDGKRADVGQVVMDEFHFYAEADRGWAWQIPILELPQAQFILMSATLGDVSMFEEDLTRRTGRPTSVVRSATRPVPLSYEYKLTPLTETLTELLETKQAPVYIVHFTQAQAVERAQALMSINMCTREEKDQIAELIGNFRFTTKFGRNLSRYVRHGIGVHHAGMLPKYRRLVEKLAQAGLLKVICGTDTLGVGVNVPIRTVLFTALTKYDGTRVRTLRAREFHQIAGRAGRAGFDTAGFVVAQAPEHVVENEKALAKAGDDPKKRRKVVRKKAPEGFVAWTENTFAKLISSDPEPLTSRFRVTHTMLLSVIARPGNAFAAMRHLLEDNHEPRKQQLRHIRRAIAIYRSLLDGGVVEKLDEPDAEGRIVRLTVDLQQDFALNQPLSTFALASFELLDPESPSYALDMVSVVESTLDDPRQILAAQQNKARGEAVAAMKADGVEYEDRMERLQDVSYPKPLEELLFHAYDTYRKSHPWVGDHPLSPKSVIRDMYERAMTFTEFVSFYELARTEGIVLRYLASAYKALDHTVPDDLKSDDLEDLIAWLGEMVRQVDSSLLDEWEQLANPEVMTAEEAQERADQVKPVTANARAFRVLVRNAMFRRVELAALDHVGELGEMDGESGWDADAWGEAMDKYWDEYDDLGTGPDARGPKLLLIEEEPQNGLWRVRQAFADPNGDHDWGISAEVDLAASDAEGRAIVKVTDVGQL; encoded by the coding sequence GTGACCCTTATCGATCAGCTGCCGAAGACCGCAGATCCCGACGCCCTCTACGAAGCCTTCGAGTCGTGGGCCGGGGAACGCGGTCTCACGCTCTACCCCCACCAGGAGGAGGCGCTGATCGAGGTGGTTTCGGGTGCGAACGTGATCGTTTCGACGCCCACGGGTTCCGGCAAGAGCATGATCGCCGCGGGTGCGCATTTCGCGGCGCTCGCCCGGGACGAGGTCACCTTCTACACGGCGCCGATCAAGGCGCTCGTCTCGGAGAAGTTCTTCGAGCTGTGCAAGATGTTCGGCACCGAGAACGTCGGCATGCTGACCGGCGACGCGTCCGTGAACTCCGACGCGCCGGTCATCTGCTGTACCGCCGAGGTCCTGGCGTCCATCGCGCTGCGCGACGGCAAGCGGGCCGATGTCGGCCAGGTCGTGATGGACGAGTTCCACTTCTACGCCGAGGCCGACCGCGGCTGGGCGTGGCAGATCCCGATCCTCGAACTGCCGCAGGCCCAGTTCATCCTGATGTCGGCGACGCTCGGCGACGTCTCGATGTTCGAGGAGGACCTGACCCGGCGCACCGGCCGTCCCACCTCGGTCGTCCGCTCGGCCACCCGGCCCGTGCCCCTCTCCTACGAGTACAAGCTGACGCCGCTCACGGAGACGCTCACCGAGCTGCTGGAGACCAAGCAGGCGCCCGTCTACATCGTGCACTTCACGCAGGCCCAGGCCGTGGAGCGGGCGCAGGCGCTGATGAGCATCAACATGTGCACGCGCGAGGAGAAGGACCAGATCGCCGAGTTGATCGGCAACTTCCGCTTCACCACCAAGTTCGGCCGCAATCTCTCCCGTTACGTAAGGCACGGCATCGGTGTGCACCACGCCGGCATGCTGCCCAAGTACCGGCGCCTGGTGGAGAAGCTGGCGCAGGCCGGTCTGCTGAAGGTCATCTGCGGCACCGACACCCTCGGTGTGGGCGTCAACGTCCCCATCCGCACCGTGCTGTTCACGGCTCTGACCAAGTACGACGGCACCCGGGTGCGGACGCTGCGCGCGCGGGAGTTCCACCAGATCGCGGGCCGTGCGGGACGGGCGGGCTTCGACACGGCCGGCTTCGTCGTGGCGCAGGCCCCCGAGCATGTCGTGGAGAACGAGAAGGCCCTCGCCAAGGCGGGCGACGACCCGAAGAAGCGTCGCAAGGTGGTGCGCAAGAAGGCGCCGGAGGGCTTCGTCGCCTGGACGGAGAACACGTTCGCGAAACTGATCTCCTCCGATCCGGAGCCGCTGACCTCGCGCTTCCGGGTCACCCACACGATGCTTCTGTCGGTGATCGCCCGGCCCGGCAACGCCTTCGCCGCGATGCGGCATCTGCTGGAGGACAACCACGAGCCGCGCAAGCAGCAACTGCGGCACATCCGGCGGGCGATCGCCATCTACCGATCGCTCCTCGACGGCGGGGTCGTGGAGAAGCTCGACGAGCCGGACGCCGAGGGGCGCATCGTGCGGCTCACCGTCGACCTGCAGCAGGACTTCGCCCTCAACCAGCCGCTGTCGACCTTCGCGCTGGCCTCGTTCGAGCTCCTGGATCCCGAGTCGCCCTCGTACGCCCTGGACATGGTGTCCGTCGTGGAGTCCACGCTGGACGATCCGCGGCAGATCCTCGCCGCCCAGCAGAACAAGGCCCGCGGCGAGGCCGTCGCGGCGATGAAGGCGGACGGTGTCGAGTACGAGGACCGCATGGAGCGGCTCCAGGACGTGTCGTACCCCAAGCCGCTGGAAGAGCTGCTCTTCCACGCGTACGACACCTACCGCAAGAGCCATCCGTGGGTGGGCGACCATCCTCTCTCCCCGAAGTCCGTCATCCGTGACATGTACGAACGGGCCATGACCTTCACGGAGTTCGTGTCCTTCTACGAGCTTGCCCGCACCGAGGGCATCGTCCTCCGTTACCTGGCAAGTGCCTACAAGGCCCTCGACCACACCGTCCCGGACGACCTGAAGTCGGACGACCTGGAGGACCTGATCGCCTGGCTCGGCGAGATGGTGCGTCAGGTCGACTCCAGCCTCCTCGACGAGTGGGAGCAGCTCGCCAACCCGGAGGTGATGACGGCGGAGGAGGCCCAGGAGAGGGCCGACCAGGTCAAACCTGTCACCGCCAACGCTCGTGCCTTCCGGGTCCTCGTCCGCAACGCCATGTTCCGCCGTGTCGAACTCGCCGCCCTCGACCATGTCGGGGAACTCGGCGAGATGGACGGCGAGTCCGGCTGGGACGCCGACGCCTGGGGCGAGGCGATGGACAAGTACTGGGACGAGTACGACGACCTCGGTACCGGCCCCGACGCGCGCGGACCCAAGTTGCTGCTCATCGAGGAGGAGCCGCAGAACGGACTGTGGCGCGTTCGCCAGGCCTTCGCCGACCCGAACGGCGATCATGACTGGGGCATCAGCGCGGAGGTCGACCTCGCGGCCTCGGACGCCGAGGGCCGTGCCATCGTCAAGGTCACCGACGTCGGCCAGCTGTGA